From Streptosporangium album, the proteins below share one genomic window:
- a CDS encoding class I SAM-dependent methyltransferase, which translates to MDLGFRGEVADFYHRYRRGYPQAVIDALVDAFKLTRDDIVVDVGCGTGQLTLPIADRVRAVVGVDPEPDMLLRARRAAGEQGVANAGWIVGADTDIPMLGALLGNRTVGAVTIGQALHWMNHEELFRALVPLVRPGGGVAVVTNGAPLWLQDTAWSQALRGCLEQWLGLRLTRTCGTDDASGRRYRGGLTAAGFDLSETSVDYVDELDLDQIVGGVYSALPVDRLPAPDQRPLFAEQIRRALEQQAPFTEHVHVTMLIGRIGTGAGL; encoded by the coding sequence ATGGATCTAGGTTTTCGCGGTGAAGTGGCCGACTTCTATCACCGGTACCGACGCGGATATCCCCAAGCCGTTATCGATGCGCTGGTGGACGCGTTCAAGCTGACCAGGGATGACATCGTGGTCGATGTCGGTTGCGGAACCGGCCAGCTGACCTTGCCGATCGCCGATCGGGTGCGTGCGGTCGTCGGTGTGGATCCGGAACCGGACATGCTTCTCCGTGCTCGCCGCGCCGCGGGCGAGCAGGGCGTGGCCAACGCGGGCTGGATCGTCGGAGCCGACACCGACATTCCGATGCTGGGCGCGCTGCTCGGCAACCGGACCGTGGGCGCGGTGACCATCGGCCAGGCCTTGCACTGGATGAATCACGAGGAGTTGTTCCGCGCGCTGGTTCCGCTGGTACGCCCCGGCGGAGGTGTGGCCGTGGTGACCAACGGAGCGCCGCTGTGGCTGCAGGACACCGCCTGGTCGCAGGCGCTGCGCGGTTGTCTGGAGCAATGGCTGGGCCTCAGGCTCACCCGCACCTGCGGCACTGATGACGCCAGCGGGCGGCGGTACCGCGGCGGCCTGACCGCCGCGGGGTTCGACCTGAGCGAAACCAGCGTCGACTACGTCGACGAACTGGACCTCGACCAGATCGTCGGCGGCGTCTACTCGGCGCTTCCCGTTGACAGACTGCCCGCGCCAGATCAGCGACCGCTGTTCGCCGAACAGATCCGCCGCGCACTGGAGCAGCAGGCGCCGTTCACCGAGCACGTTCACGTGACGATGCTGATCGGCCGGATCG